Proteins from a genomic interval of Pseudomonas asplenii:
- the rho gene encoding transcription termination factor Rho codes for MNLTELKQKPITELLELAEQMGIENMARSRKQDVIFSLLKKHAKSGEEISGDGVLEILQDGFGFLRSSDASYLAGPDDIYVSPSQIRRFNLRTGDTIVGKIRPPKEGERYFALLKVDTINYDRPENAKNKILFENLTPLFPNERLKMEAGNGSTEDLTGRVIDLCAPIGKGQRGLIVAPPKAGKTIMLQNIAANITRNNPECHLIVLLIDERPEEVTEMQRTVRGEVVASTFDEPPTRHVQVAEMVIEKAKRLVEHKKDVVILLDSITRLARAYNTVIPSSGKVLTGGVDAHALEKPKRFFGAARNIEEGGSLTIIATALVETGSKMDEVIYEEFKGTGNMELPLDRKIAEKRVFPAININRSGTRREELLTADDELQRMWILRKLLHPMDEVAAIEFLIDKLKATKTNDEFFLSMKRK; via the coding sequence ATGAATCTGACTGAACTCAAGCAAAAGCCGATTACCGAACTGCTCGAATTGGCCGAACAAATGGGCATAGAGAACATGGCCCGTTCGCGCAAGCAGGATGTGATTTTCTCCCTGCTGAAAAAGCACGCGAAAAGCGGTGAGGAAATCTCTGGTGATGGCGTGCTGGAGATCCTCCAGGACGGCTTCGGCTTCCTTCGTTCTTCCGACGCGTCCTACCTGGCCGGTCCCGATGACATCTACGTGTCGCCGAGCCAGATCCGTCGTTTCAACTTGCGCACCGGTGACACCATCGTTGGCAAGATCCGCCCTCCAAAGGAAGGCGAGCGTTATTTCGCCCTGCTCAAGGTCGACACGATCAACTACGATCGTCCGGAAAACGCCAAGAACAAGATTCTGTTCGAAAACCTGACGCCGCTGTTCCCCAACGAGCGCCTGAAGATGGAAGCCGGCAACGGTTCCACCGAAGACCTCACTGGCCGCGTCATCGACCTCTGCGCCCCGATCGGCAAGGGTCAGCGTGGCCTGATCGTCGCCCCGCCGAAAGCGGGCAAGACCATCATGCTGCAGAACATCGCGGCCAACATCACCCGTAACAATCCCGAGTGCCACCTGATCGTCCTGTTGATCGACGAGCGCCCGGAAGAAGTGACCGAGATGCAGCGCACCGTGCGCGGCGAAGTGGTTGCCTCGACGTTCGACGAGCCGCCGACCCGCCACGTGCAGGTGGCCGAAATGGTCATCGAGAAAGCCAAGCGCCTGGTCGAGCACAAGAAGGACGTCGTGATCCTGCTGGACTCCATCACCCGTCTGGCCCGTGCCTACAACACCGTGATCCCGAGCTCCGGCAAGGTCCTGACCGGTGGTGTCGATGCCCACGCCCTGGAGAAGCCGAAGCGTTTCTTCGGTGCCGCGCGTAACATCGAAGAAGGCGGTTCGCTGACCATCATCGCCACCGCACTGGTTGAAACCGGTTCGAAGATGGACGAAGTGATCTACGAAGAGTTCAAGGGCACCGGTAACATGGAACTGCCGCTGGACCGCAAGATCGCCGAAAAACGCGTCTTCCCGGCGATCAACATCAACCGTTCCGGTACCCGCCGCGAAGAGTTGCTGACGGCCGACGACGAGTTGCAACGCATGTGGATCCTGCGCAAGCTGCTGCATCCGATGGATGAAGTAGCGGCCATCGAGTTCCTGATCGACAAGCTGAAAGCGACCAAGACCAACGATGAGTTCTTCCTGTCGATGAAACGCAAGTAA
- the ubiD gene encoding 4-hydroxy-3-polyprenylbenzoate decarboxylase: MQYRDLRDFISGLEQRGELKRIQVPVSPILEMTEVCDRTLRAKGPALLFEKPTGFDIPVLGNLFGTPHRVALGMGADDVGELREIGKLLAFLKEPEPPKGLKDAWSKLPIFRKIIAMAPKVVKDAACQEIVIEGDDVDLGKLPVQHCWPGDVAPLITWGLTVTKGPNKDRQNLGIYRQQVIARNKVIMRWLSHRGGALDYREWCEKHPGQPFPVSVALGADPATILGAVTPVPDSLSEYAFAGLLRGNRTELVKCRGNDLQVPATAEIILEGVIHPGEMAPEGPYGDHTGYYNEVDDFPVFTVERITHRIKPIYHSTYTGRPPDEPAILGVALNEVFVPILQKQFPEITDFYLPPEGCSYRMAVVTMKKSYPGHAKRVMLGVWSFLRQFMYTKFVIVTDDDINARDWNDVIWAITTRMDPKRDTVMIDNTPIDYLDFASPISGLGSKMGLDATHKWPGETTREWGRVIVKDEAVTRRIDAIWNQLGID; encoded by the coding sequence ATGCAGTATCGCGACTTGCGCGACTTTATCAGCGGCCTGGAACAGCGCGGCGAACTCAAGCGCATTCAGGTTCCGGTGTCCCCCATCCTGGAAATGACCGAGGTCTGCGACCGCACCCTGCGGGCCAAGGGCCCGGCGCTGCTGTTCGAAAAGCCCACCGGCTTCGATATCCCGGTGCTCGGCAACCTCTTTGGCACCCCGCACCGGGTCGCCCTGGGCATGGGCGCCGATGATGTCGGTGAGCTGCGTGAAATCGGCAAGCTGCTGGCCTTCCTCAAGGAGCCGGAGCCGCCCAAGGGGCTCAAGGATGCCTGGTCCAAGCTGCCGATCTTCCGCAAGATCATTGCCATGGCCCCCAAGGTCGTCAAGGACGCAGCCTGCCAGGAGATCGTCATCGAGGGTGACGACGTCGACCTCGGCAAGCTGCCGGTGCAGCACTGCTGGCCGGGCGACGTGGCGCCGCTGATCACCTGGGGCCTGACGGTCACCAAGGGGCCGAACAAGGATCGCCAGAACCTCGGCATCTATCGCCAGCAGGTGATCGCCCGCAACAAGGTGATCATGCGCTGGCTCAGTCATCGTGGCGGCGCGCTGGATTATCGCGAGTGGTGCGAAAAGCATCCGGGCCAGCCGTTCCCGGTATCCGTGGCCCTGGGCGCGGACCCTGCGACCATCCTCGGTGCAGTCACACCGGTGCCGGACAGCCTGTCCGAGTACGCCTTCGCCGGCCTGCTGCGGGGCAATCGCACCGAGCTGGTGAAATGCCGTGGCAATGACCTGCAGGTTCCGGCCACCGCCGAGATCATCCTCGAAGGCGTGATCCATCCGGGCGAAATGGCCCCGGAAGGCCCGTATGGCGACCACACCGGCTACTACAATGAAGTTGACGACTTCCCGGTGTTCACCGTCGAGCGCATCACCCACCGGATCAAGCCGATCTACCACAGCACCTACACCGGACGGCCGCCGGATGAGCCGGCGATTCTGGGTGTGGCGTTGAATGAAGTATTCGTGCCGATCCTGCAGAAGCAATTCCCGGAAATCACCGATTTCTACCTGCCGCCCGAGGGTTGCTCGTACCGGATGGCCGTGGTGACGATGAAAAAGTCCTATCCGGGCCATGCCAAGCGCGTGATGCTGGGCGTCTGGTCGTTTTTGCGACAGTTCATGTACACCAAGTTCGTTATTGTCACCGACGACGATATCAACGCACGGGACTGGAACGACGTGATCTGGGCCATCACCACGCGCATGGACCCCAAGCGCGACACGGTGATGATCGACAACACGCCGATCGACTACCTCGACTTCGCCTCGCCGATCTCCGGCCTGGGTTCGAAGATGGGGCTGGATGCCACCCACAAGTGGCCCGGTGAGACCACGCGTGAGTGGGGTCGGGTGATCGTCAAGGATGAAGCCGTAACCCGGCGGATCGATGCCATCTGGAATCAGTTAGGAATAGATTGA
- a CDS encoding CDP-6-deoxy-delta-3,4-glucoseen reductase — translation MRVTLQPSGAVLEIRPGERILDGARRLGYDCPQSCRNGNCHVCAALLVEGRVAQAGVVRDHGEFYTCIAEPLEDCVVLWDGVLALGELPVRSLTCQLSECVEIGGDVWRVRLRTPAGKPPRYHAGQYVMIERDSGDKSAFSLASAPHAGRDLELHVLVREASARGLIEQLQRNRMARIELPFGDTHLAELPEAPLVLIAAGTGMAQMHSLIEHCRSRGFEYPVHLYWGVRRPEDFYELEHWDEWKKLPNLFLHKVVSELCGWEGRCGMLHEAVCEDIADLSSVRVYASGSPAMIYATLDALVEAGMDAHQMRADAFAYAPRS, via the coding sequence ATGCGTGTGACCTTGCAGCCCTCTGGAGCCGTGCTGGAGATACGGCCCGGCGAGCGGATTCTCGATGGCGCCCGGCGCCTGGGCTATGACTGCCCGCAAAGCTGTCGCAATGGCAACTGTCATGTCTGCGCGGCGTTGCTGGTGGAAGGCCGGGTCGCGCAGGCAGGTGTCGTGCGTGACCATGGTGAGTTCTACACGTGTATCGCCGAGCCGCTGGAAGATTGCGTGGTGCTCTGGGACGGTGTCCTGGCCCTGGGAGAACTACCGGTGCGCAGCCTGACGTGTCAGTTGAGCGAATGTGTCGAAATCGGCGGTGATGTCTGGCGGGTCCGACTGCGGACTCCTGCGGGCAAGCCGCCGCGTTATCACGCTGGGCAATACGTGATGATCGAGCGCGACAGCGGCGATAAATCGGCGTTTTCCCTGGCCTCGGCGCCACACGCCGGGCGCGATCTGGAGTTGCATGTGCTGGTTCGCGAAGCCAGTGCGCGCGGGCTGATCGAACAGTTGCAGCGCAACCGGATGGCGCGGATCGAACTGCCATTCGGCGATACCCACCTGGCCGAACTGCCGGAGGCGCCGCTGGTGCTGATCGCGGCGGGCACCGGCATGGCGCAGATGCACAGCCTGATCGAGCATTGCCGTTCTCGGGGTTTCGAGTATCCGGTGCATCTGTATTGGGGTGTGCGGCGGCCCGAGGACTTCTACGAGCTGGAGCACTGGGACGAGTGGAAGAAGCTGCCCAACCTGTTCCTGCACAAGGTGGTCAGTGAGCTATGTGGCTGGGAAGGGCGTTGCGGCATGCTGCACGAGGCGGTCTGCGAGGATATCGCCGACCTGTCGAGTGTGCGGGTCTATGCCAGCGGTTCGCCGGCGATGATCTACGCAACCCTGGATGCGCTGGTGGAAGCGGGCATGGATGCGCATCAGATGCGCGCTGATGCCTTCGCCTACGCGCCGAGGTCCTAG
- a CDS encoding sn-glycerol-3-phosphate transporter — translation MNRPILTAAFALLLGQATPALATEQGPPKPGFWYAQTSLYSRHYSPAPEHNNRQDLIGLERHDGDGWLYGAATFRNSFSQRSYYGYVGKRYDSARYPLYVKVTGGLLQGYRGEYRDKIPLNRLGVAPVIIPSIGTHYGPVAAELVLLGFNAAMITTGVRF, via the coding sequence ATGAACAGACCGATACTCACCGCAGCCTTCGCCCTGCTGCTGGGGCAAGCCACACCTGCCCTGGCCACCGAGCAGGGACCACCGAAACCGGGCTTCTGGTATGCCCAGACCAGCCTGTATTCCCGTCACTACTCACCTGCGCCCGAACACAACAACCGCCAGGACCTGATCGGCCTGGAACGTCATGATGGGGATGGCTGGCTGTACGGCGCGGCGACCTTTCGCAACTCGTTCAGCCAACGCTCGTACTACGGCTATGTCGGAAAGCGTTACGACAGCGCACGTTATCCGCTCTATGTGAAGGTGACGGGAGGGCTGTTGCAAGGCTATCGCGGCGAGTACCGCGACAAGATTCCGCTGAACCGGCTGGGCGTGGCGCCGGTGATCATCCCGTCGATCGGCACCCATTACGGGCCGGTGGCAGCGGAGCTGGTGCTGCTGGGGTTCAATGCAGCGATGATCACCACGGGCGTCAGGTTCTGA
- a CDS encoding TonB-dependent receptor plug domain-containing protein — MGSNTQHRLYSAILSAHLLTAAGAMSFTPIATADSENTTADAPKLDTVIVTGTRAQERTASGSLSPIDVISGDNLRSSGSDELGTVLARLIPSINFPRPSLVDGAELVRPAQLRGLSPDQVLVLVNGKRRHTSAFVNLGGAVGRGSAPADLNAIPISAVDHIEVLRDGASARYGSDAIAGVINVILKSADQGGSVSSKFGEYKKGDGIHRQLDGNSGFALGDNGFFNVSGEGSDNDYTNRAGKDYRPASVGSTTYGQQVFRQGEPSTNEGKLQFNSAYSFNDAAELYSFGGYSKRRGETAAFYRASNASNNIPAIFPNGYLPLIHGNLEDTSLVVGLRGLLMDDWHYDLSANYGKNEYELSTETINTSLGLNSPRKFDNGTLSNDQRQLNFDLSREFNLGWLPYPVSVALGAEYLRQGYQISAGQPESYYQSGSSGLGGFRAADAGSYSRHNFAQYLDLETNFTEKLSASAAVRHEDYSDFGSNVSGSLAARYDFTPQVAVRGSISNGFRAPSLAQQNFTYTSSQLIGSTIQEAGTFAANSQVAKLLGAEDLKAEKSRNYSLGLVLEPTDNLTVTADFYRIDIRDRISLSSNLVLNNAAINYLQANGVGNINYTSARYFTNATNTSTNGIDLVANYRYQLDNGLRWNSTLGYNYNRTKVTDVKDNPAILNQLGVNLVRVDRRERLGLLGDTTPRHKLTLGNDLSFGNWVLHSNLTRYGSFTSYQADAVNDQTFKAAWLLDLAADYKLKQWTFTVGGDNVTDKYPEKLSAYANSGGNLAYSTYSPYGYSGAFYYGKVTYNW, encoded by the coding sequence ATGGGGAGCAACACGCAACACCGGCTGTACTCGGCGATTTTGTCCGCTCATTTGCTGACCGCCGCAGGTGCGATGAGCTTCACCCCGATAGCAACCGCCGATTCGGAAAACACCACGGCCGATGCGCCGAAACTCGATACCGTCATCGTCACCGGCACTCGCGCCCAGGAGCGCACGGCCAGTGGCTCGCTGTCGCCGATCGACGTGATCAGTGGCGACAACCTGCGCAGCAGCGGTTCGGATGAACTGGGCACGGTGCTGGCACGGCTGATTCCCTCGATCAATTTCCCACGCCCATCGCTGGTGGATGGTGCCGAGTTGGTGCGTCCGGCGCAATTGCGCGGCCTGTCGCCGGATCAGGTACTGGTGCTGGTCAACGGCAAGCGCCGGCATACCAGCGCCTTCGTCAACCTTGGCGGCGCGGTCGGACGTGGCTCGGCCCCGGCTGATCTGAATGCGATCCCGATTTCAGCGGTCGACCATATCGAGGTGCTGCGTGATGGTGCTTCGGCCCGCTACGGTTCCGATGCGATTGCCGGGGTGATCAACGTGATCCTCAAGAGCGCCGACCAGGGGGGCTCGGTCTCCAGCAAGTTCGGCGAATACAAGAAGGGCGACGGCATTCATCGCCAGCTCGACGGCAACAGCGGCTTTGCCCTGGGTGACAACGGTTTCTTCAACGTCTCGGGCGAAGGCTCTGACAACGACTACACCAACCGTGCCGGCAAGGACTATCGCCCGGCCAGCGTCGGTTCGACGACCTATGGCCAGCAGGTGTTCCGCCAGGGCGAGCCGTCGACCAACGAGGGCAAGCTGCAGTTCAACTCCGCCTACAGTTTCAATGACGCTGCCGAACTCTACAGCTTTGGCGGCTATAGCAAGCGCCGGGGCGAAACCGCAGCGTTCTATCGGGCGAGCAACGCTTCGAACAACATTCCGGCGATCTTCCCCAATGGCTACCTGCCGCTGATCCACGGCAACCTAGAGGACACCTCGCTGGTGGTCGGCCTGCGTGGCCTGCTGATGGACGACTGGCACTATGACCTGTCGGCCAACTACGGCAAGAACGAGTACGAACTGAGTACCGAAACCATCAACACCTCGCTGGGCCTGAACAGCCCGCGCAAATTTGATAACGGCACCCTGAGCAACGACCAGCGCCAGTTGAACTTCGACCTGTCGCGCGAATTCAACCTCGGTTGGCTGCCTTACCCGGTGTCGGTGGCGCTGGGGGCCGAGTACCTGCGCCAGGGCTACCAGATCAGCGCCGGCCAGCCAGAGTCCTACTACCAGAGCGGCAGTTCCGGGCTGGGTGGGTTCCGCGCCGCGGATGCCGGCAGCTATTCGCGGCACAACTTCGCCCAGTATCTGGACCTGGAAACCAACTTCACCGAGAAGCTGAGTGCTTCGGCGGCGGTGCGGCATGAAGACTACAGCGATTTTGGCTCGAACGTCAGTGGCTCGTTGGCGGCCCGCTACGACTTCACTCCACAGGTGGCGGTGCGCGGCAGTATCTCCAACGGCTTCCGTGCGCCATCCCTGGCCCAGCAGAACTTTACCTACACCTCGTCGCAGTTGATCGGCTCGACCATCCAGGAGGCTGGCACGTTCGCCGCCAACAGCCAGGTGGCCAAGCTGCTCGGTGCTGAAGACCTGAAGGCGGAAAAGTCGCGCAACTACAGCCTCGGCCTGGTGCTGGAGCCGACGGATAACCTGACGGTCACGGCCGATTTCTACCGGATCGACATTCGTGACCGGATCAGCCTGTCGTCCAACCTGGTGCTGAACAACGCGGCGATCAACTACCTGCAGGCCAACGGTGTCGGCAATATCAACTACACCAGCGCGCGTTATTTCACCAATGCCACCAACACCAGCACCAACGGCATCGACCTGGTGGCCAACTATCGCTATCAACTGGACAACGGCCTGCGCTGGAACAGCACCCTGGGCTACAACTACAACCGGACCAAGGTCACCGATGTGAAGGACAACCCGGCGATCCTCAATCAGTTGGGGGTCAACCTGGTGCGGGTCGACCGCCGCGAGAGGCTCGGTCTGCTGGGGGATACTACGCCCCGGCACAAGTTGACCCTGGGCAACGACCTGAGCTTCGGCAATTGGGTGCTGCACAGCAACCTGACCCGCTACGGCTCGTTCACCAGTTACCAGGCCGATGCGGTCAATGACCAGACCTTCAAGGCGGCCTGGCTGCTGGACCTGGCGGCGGACTACAAGCTCAAGCAGTGGACCTTCACCGTGGGTGGCGACAACGTCACCGACAAGTATCCGGAAAAACTCAGTGCCTACGCTAACAGCGGCGGCAATCTGGCCTATAGCACTTATTCGCCGTACGGTTACAGCGGTGCGTTTTATTACGGTAAAGTGACCTATAACTGGTAA
- a CDS encoding gamma-glutamylcyclotransferase: MAVTDPVLSGLTYPPRLELGAQLTHEQLLSSMQATMARHKGGPVWLFAYGSLIWRPECSAVERVRGRVHGYHRGLYLWSHEHRGTPELPGLVFGLDRGGSCSGFAYRLPEEQLEASLYALWQREMPVPSYRPHWLNCRLESGHTVQALGFVLERHLPSYAGNLPDSVLTQVLQSACGRYGTTRDYVEQTASALRSHAMPDRNLEARLKRCRSGSH, from the coding sequence ATGGCTGTTACAGATCCTGTGTTATCGGGTTTGACCTATCCGCCGCGCCTCGAATTGGGGGCGCAACTGACCCACGAACAATTGCTCAGCTCGATGCAGGCCACCATGGCCCGGCACAAGGGCGGTCCGGTCTGGCTGTTCGCCTACGGTTCGCTGATCTGGCGACCAGAGTGCTCGGCGGTTGAGCGGGTGCGGGGACGGGTCCACGGTTATCACCGTGGCCTGTACCTGTGGTCTCATGAGCATCGCGGGACGCCGGAGTTGCCGGGGCTGGTGTTTGGCCTCGATCGCGGTGGCTCCTGCAGCGGTTTTGCCTATCGGCTGCCGGAGGAGCAGTTGGAGGCATCGCTGTATGCCTTGTGGCAGCGCGAGATGCCGGTACCGTCCTATCGCCCGCATTGGCTCAATTGTCGGCTGGAAAGCGGGCATACGGTCCAGGCCCTGGGCTTCGTGCTGGAACGGCACTTGCCCAGTTATGCCGGCAATCTGCCCGACAGCGTGCTGACCCAGGTACTGCAAAGTGCCTGTGGGCGCTACGGCACCACCCGCGACTACGTCGAGCAGACCGCCAGCGCCTTGCGCAGCCATGCCATGCCGGACCGCAATCTGGAGGCGCGGCTCAAGCGTTGTCGCTCGGGATCCCATTGA
- the glpT gene encoding glycerol-3-phosphate transporter has protein sequence MFAFFRPAAHRAPLPEEKIDSTYRRLRWQIFAGIFFGYAGYYLLRKNFSLAMPYLIEEGYSRGDLGLAMSAIAIAYGLSKFLMGLVSDRSNPRYFLTFGLLVSAAVMFIFGFAPWATSSVTMMFILLFINGWAQGMGWPPSGRTMVHWWSQKERGGVVSVWNVAHNVGGGLIGPLFLLGMGWFNDWHAAFYVPATVALAVAAFAFITMRDTPQSVGLPPIEKYKNDYPEGYNDSHESEFSAKEIFVKYVLRNKMLWYIALANVFVYLLRYGVLDWAPTYLKEAKHFNVDKTSWAYFFYEWAGIPGTLLCGWMSDKIFRGNRGLTGMVFMGLVTVATLVYWLNPPGNPTIDMIALFSIGFLIYGPVMLIGLQALELAPKKAAGTAAGFTGLFGYLGGSVAASAAMGYTVDHFGWDGGFVLLVASCLLSMVFLAPTLWHTRAASTSRTATA, from the coding sequence ATGTTTGCCTTCTTTCGACCTGCCGCACACCGGGCGCCGCTGCCCGAGGAAAAAATAGACAGCACCTATCGACGTCTGCGCTGGCAGATCTTCGCCGGGATCTTTTTCGGTTACGCCGGCTACTACCTGCTGCGCAAGAACTTCTCCCTGGCCATGCCGTACCTGATCGAAGAAGGTTACAGCCGTGGCGATCTGGGCCTGGCAATGTCGGCGATCGCCATCGCCTATGGTCTGTCGAAGTTCCTCATGGGCCTGGTATCAGACCGCTCCAACCCGCGCTACTTCCTGACCTTCGGCCTGCTGGTATCCGCCGCGGTGATGTTCATTTTCGGCTTCGCCCCCTGGGCCACCTCCAGCGTGACCATGATGTTCATCCTGTTGTTCATCAACGGCTGGGCCCAGGGCATGGGCTGGCCGCCAAGCGGGCGGACCATGGTGCACTGGTGGTCACAGAAGGAACGCGGCGGCGTGGTCTCGGTGTGGAACGTCGCGCACAACGTCGGCGGCGGCCTGATCGGCCCACTGTTCCTGCTCGGCATGGGCTGGTTCAACGACTGGCACGCGGCATTCTATGTCCCGGCGACCGTGGCACTGGCTGTGGCGGCCTTTGCCTTCATCACCATGCGTGATACTCCACAGTCGGTCGGCCTGCCGCCTATCGAGAAGTACAAGAACGATTACCCCGAAGGTTACAACGACAGCCACGAGAGCGAATTCAGCGCCAAGGAAATCTTCGTCAAGTACGTGCTGCGCAACAAGATGCTCTGGTACATCGCGCTGGCCAACGTCTTCGTCTACCTGCTGCGCTATGGTGTGCTGGACTGGGCGCCGACCTACCTCAAGGAAGCCAAGCACTTCAACGTCGACAAGACTTCCTGGGCCTATTTCTTCTATGAGTGGGCAGGGATTCCGGGCACGCTGCTGTGCGGCTGGATGTCGGACAAGATCTTCCGTGGCAACCGGGGCCTGACCGGCATGGTGTTCATGGGCCTGGTAACCGTGGCGACGCTGGTGTACTGGCTCAACCCACCCGGCAACCCGACCATCGACATGATCGCGCTGTTTTCCATCGGTTTCCTGATCTATGGCCCGGTGATGCTCATTGGCCTGCAGGCGCTGGAGCTGGCACCGAAAAAGGCCGCAGGCACCGCAGCCGGCTTCACCGGACTGTTCGGCTACCTCGGCGGATCGGTCGCGGCGAGTGCCGCCATGGGCTACACCGTGGACCACTTCGGCTGGGATGGCGGCTTTGTCCTGCTGGTCGCCTCCTGCCTGCTGTCCATGGTGTTCCTGGCGCCCACTCTGTGGCACACCCGCGCGGCGAGCACGAGCCGTACCGCTACCGCATAG
- a CDS encoding NADPH:quinone oxidoreductase family protein: MKALLCKAFGAAETLVLEEIASPTPKKNEILLQVHAAGVNFPDTLIIEGKYQFKPPFPFSPGGEAAGVVTAVGEKVSHLKVGDRVMALTGWGSFAEEVAVPGYNVLPIPAAMDFTRAAAFSMTYGTSMHALKQRAQLQPGGTLLVLGASGGVGLAAVEIGKAMGARVIAAASSAEKLAVAKAAGADELINYNESSLKDEIKRLTDGNGADVIYDPVGGDLFDQAVRAIAWNGRLLVVGFASGRIPELPVNLALLKGAAVVGVFWGSFAQRQPQDNAANFQQLFAWFAEGKLKPLVSQTYPLAEAARAIDDLAQRKAVGKVVVQVR; encoded by the coding sequence ATGAAAGCCTTACTGTGCAAAGCCTTCGGCGCCGCCGAAACGCTGGTGCTGGAGGAAATCGCGAGTCCGACGCCGAAAAAGAACGAAATCCTGCTGCAGGTCCATGCAGCCGGGGTGAACTTTCCGGATACGCTGATCATCGAGGGCAAATACCAGTTCAAGCCGCCGTTCCCGTTTTCGCCCGGCGGTGAAGCCGCCGGCGTGGTCACGGCGGTGGGAGAAAAGGTCAGCCATCTCAAGGTCGGTGACCGGGTCATGGCGCTCACCGGCTGGGGCAGCTTTGCCGAGGAAGTCGCGGTACCGGGCTACAACGTGTTGCCAATTCCCGCCGCGATGGACTTCACCCGTGCCGCCGCCTTCAGCATGACCTATGGCACCTCGATGCATGCCCTCAAACAGCGCGCCCAACTGCAACCGGGGGGAACTCTGCTGGTGCTCGGCGCCTCCGGCGGTGTCGGCCTGGCGGCGGTGGAGATCGGCAAGGCAATGGGTGCCCGGGTGATCGCCGCGGCCAGCAGCGCCGAGAAGCTCGCAGTGGCCAAGGCCGCCGGCGCCGATGAACTGATCAACTACAACGAAAGCAGCCTCAAGGACGAGATCAAGCGCCTCACCGACGGCAACGGCGCCGATGTGATCTACGACCCGGTCGGCGGCGACCTGTTCGACCAGGCCGTGCGGGCCATTGCCTGGAACGGTCGATTGCTGGTGGTCGGCTTCGCCAGCGGACGTATCCCCGAGTTGCCGGTGAACCTGGCACTGCTCAAGGGCGCGGCGGTGGTCGGGGTATTCTGGGGCTCGTTCGCCCAACGTCAGCCACAGGACAACGCCGCGAACTTTCAGCAACTGTTCGCCTGGTTTGCCGAAGGCAAGCTCAAACCACTGGTCTCGCAGACCTATCCACTGGCCGAAGCGGCCCGGGCCATCGATGATCTCGCCCAGCGCAAGGCGGTGGGCAAGGTGGTGGTGCAGGTCCGCTGA
- a CDS encoding flagellar basal body-associated protein FliL, protein MKAWIMLMVALSLPMAVMAEEAKEGEGAGPKVSYISLSPPFVGNYGLDGSPKLKVYKADVAVRVTGDAAAQAVKANEPLIRNQLVALFAQQTVDSMNNVEAKEKMRQEALKQVQQVMTDETGKPQVEDLLFNNLIVQ, encoded by the coding sequence GTGAAAGCGTGGATCATGTTGATGGTGGCCTTGTCGCTGCCGATGGCGGTAATGGCAGAAGAGGCCAAGGAGGGCGAGGGTGCGGGGCCCAAGGTCAGCTATATCAGCCTGAGCCCGCCGTTCGTCGGCAACTATGGCCTGGATGGCAGCCCCAAGCTGAAGGTCTACAAGGCCGATGTGGCCGTGCGCGTGACCGGCGATGCCGCTGCTCAGGCGGTCAAGGCCAACGAGCCGTTGATTCGCAACCAACTGGTGGCCCTGTTCGCCCAGCAGACCGTGGATTCGATGAACAACGTCGAAGCCAAGGAGAAGATGCGTCAGGAGGCGCTCAAACAGGTCCAGCAGGTGATGACCGACGAGACCGGCAAGCCCCAGGTGGAAGACCTGCTGTTCAACAACCTGATCGTGCAGTGA
- a CDS encoding EVE domain-containing protein, which produces MAYWLMKSEPDELSIQGLAKLGETRWDGVRNYQARNFLRAMAVGDEFFFYHSSCPEPGIAGIGKILEAAYPDPTALDPQSHYHDPKATPEKNPWSALQVGHVETFAKVLGLGYLKQQTALAEMPLVQKGSRLSVMPVTTQQWAAVLALR; this is translated from the coding sequence ATGGCCTATTGGCTGATGAAATCCGAGCCGGACGAACTCTCGATCCAAGGGCTGGCCAAGCTGGGCGAAACCCGCTGGGATGGCGTACGCAACTATCAGGCGCGCAACTTTCTGCGGGCCATGGCGGTCGGCGACGAGTTCTTCTTCTATCACTCCAGCTGCCCGGAGCCGGGGATCGCCGGGATCGGCAAAATCCTCGAGGCCGCCTACCCGGACCCGACAGCCCTGGACCCGCAAAGCCATTATCACGACCCCAAGGCCACCCCCGAGAAAAATCCCTGGAGTGCATTGCAGGTCGGACATGTCGAGACCTTTGCCAAGGTGCTCGGGCTCGGCTACCTGAAGCAGCAGACCGCGCTGGCGGAAATGCCGCTGGTGCAAAAAGGCAGCCGCCTGTCGGTGATGCCGGTGACGACGCAGCAGTGGGCCGCCGTTCTGGCCTTGCGCTGA